The nucleotide sequence tgtattcacAAATAGTGGGGAATTAAGAACAGCATTTTAGTTATGAGTCAATATTCTTTTTTCGTAACAGGTTAAGGTTAATGGAGTATGATTTGCAATTGGGTCTAGTGGAATTTGCAGTCCCTCTGGTTAATATAGCAGGCTCCGTAGTCTTCTTCGTGGGAATCCTGTTCGTTTTCCATCAGGTAACACTTTCAttgtcataaaaaaaattaagggttCATCATATCAGTGTACAATTAATGTGTCTGTCCCCTACGTTTGATACATTAAGTTTGGATTATTAACGAAAAGTTACACATATATGTGCGTGAGTGCCTCCGTATCTTAAGAAGTACTAGGGAGAAGAGAACTGAATAGGTTATATTCCAGTATAGGTGATCACATTTGCGCCAATTATAGCTGCTATTTGCAAAAGGCATGGAATAGGTCATAAACGTATATATTCAAGAGTGCCTGTGGCGTATTAATCTGACATTTTCAATTATGCTCAATTGCTCATTGTGTGGTTCATGTCACAAAACACGTAGTACTAGTCACGTTCCCGtgtgatatatttgtttttctctggAGTATTTTAGGCTGAGAAAAAACTTGGATACAGTGGAAAAGAGAAGCATACATTAAACATGCTTATTGCGGGTCCGTTGCTTTGGGTGATAGGATCGCTTCACAACTCATGCCAGATCTACGAGAGAGCAGACAGTCATGTCCAAATTCTACAGCAATCTGTTCACATCCCTTTCTTGGTTGGATCCCTTCTATTCTTGGTTTCCGCAGTTCTGAATAGCCTCGACCTATCCGGCTCATCACATAGTGGCTTGAAGCTTCTTGTAagcacataaaaaaaaaatttaccgcATTAAAATGGGTTTTAGAAAAACCGCTTCTTACcgtaattaataaattttcaggGGGAAAGATGGATCTGGCTTGGGATTTCCGGggcaatatgtttttttgtgggAGGATTGATGAACGTTGTTAAGGTTTTTAACTTCGTTCAGATCACTGGCCTTCGCCTCGAGAAACTACGAGGCGGAGCACAAGACCGGcttcttgaagagagagaaggatatCTCCCTCTTGttgctgaagaagaaagaataaggAAAATGGAAGCTGACGAAGCTAATAGAGCTAAACCACGGACCCATTTAATTTCCAAGGTCGGAGAGGGAACCGGAGCTGCTGAGACCGTAGTGACATCTTCTCCGACACCATACAAGGATGTTCTCGTCCGACACAGCTGAGGAATATTAGTCATGTTTAAATGTTGTTTTTGTACTCCATATTCGTTTTTATCTGCGGAGACCACAGATTTTACCGTTCAACGAATGCTACGAttagtttccttttttggttCCGCCTTTATGAATATTGAAATGGGTTAACAATACATGAAGCCTTTTAAATCTAGAGGTTGAGATGCAGAGGCACATACCATGCATTGAACTGGAACAGAGAAAACTGGTTCAGTTACCTGTTTGAAATTAGTTTAACAAAAGGCCCTGCTCAAAGCATGCAGTGCCTAAAAATCAGTCGAGAAGCAAGTTTAGGCATTAGACAATTCATATATAGcataaatcaagaattaacagatatatacataaaaatatcacaaatcaGCATGGAACATTTCCATGTTTGGTTACAGGATTTCATAAACTTGAtataaacaaatacatataatataacaaatcAGCATGGAACATTCCATGTTTGGTTACAAATTTTCATAAACTTGATAGAAACCTcccttatttaataataaaaagttaaaaagtatttatttcttttttttctgggaGTAAATCAATCAACGGTCAAACAGTGGCTGTGGGCCTGTGGCGATATAGGTTCTTCGATATACAGCTGCGTTTGCTGGAATCAACATCTCCTTGAAGCCTTCATCCACCAAATGAGCACCCAACATTTGCAACGCCCACTGTTGACTcgcattataaaaaaaaagtttacatcCGATAAAAAGTATAGACACATATGTGTGTTAAAATAGACAAGAAAATAGAGAGTCATACGGCCAAAATTCTGAGGCTATGCCAAAAGCGACGAGGCGAAGGAAAGGGATAGAGCAAGTGGCCCATGGAGGTGAGGGTGATGGCCACAAGATGAATTACTAGAGTAAGAGGATGAGGGTTCATGCCTCCGAGAATAGTCATCAGTCCGGTTGTTTTAAAATCACCACGAGATAGGTAATTGTAGCAGCCTTGTCGCATTCCCTCTCTTGCTTCGTCCGTTGTAGCAACAAGCACTTGTGAAAAGATACTCGCTAGCGTGTTCACCGTCGCTGACATGGGCTTTTGCCATCAAAAATCAACAcaattaaataaacttaaagtATCATACCACTAGTCTAACACAACTTTGTTATAGGAAATATTCGagtcaatttgtttttaaagacaaaTCTTTGACCTTTTtactaattaaaccaaaaccaaagttaTGTACTTATATGTACTTCTCTAGTGAAAACTAAGGATGTCATAACCCACCTTACGGATGATGTAGAAGGACTTGACAAGATCTGAGACCTTCTTAGTATTGCCGAGGTTAGGCAATGGCCTAAGAAGATTGCGTAGAATGCAAATGTCCGAGAGTGCAACCATCATCCCTGACGCAATGATAGGATGACGCATATTGAATGCATCTCCCAACACAATCACTCCTCTCTTATCACACAATTTTGATGACATACTCTTAGTCGCTGTTGTTTTGATCTCTGGTAGTCCCTCCTCTATCCCTTTCAAAAATATATCGCGGAGATTTCCACGTTCTGGTATCTACAACAAGAAAGTGATAAATTATACAAACTAAATTACAATACTTGAATGAAATCAAATACATTCCTTACGAACACCTTGCAAATACTAAAACATCCCTAGctatatattctaaaaattttacttttattatcaatactttaatttgtttcataCCTGAGGAGCCATAGTTTTCTTGAGGTAAGCAGACATTTCGCCATTCGAAATAGAAGGAATACTATCAGCGGGAACTTCGGCAACACAGCGAACTTCATCACTGGTTATTTGATATATAACACAGACCAAAGGTTTGGAAAATATCAAATGTAGACTTTTTGGATCTTCAAGTCGGCTATTCTTCGTGACATAACCCACCATGTACGAGAGCACTTCCTCctatacataaatatatgatcatGATCCTCAAATTCCAGTTAACGACGAGACAAATCTTTCATTGTAGTTTATTGCGGAAATAAGAGTGTACAATACTTGAAAAAAGTATGTACTCACAGTATTATCCACGAGTGACCGACGAAGGTTTGAGTAGCAACCATCGCATACCACAGTGAGAGGTGCATAGACCGTTGTTTCCTCGCCTGCGCTATTCTTGTATGTCACTCCTTTTACTACTCCTTTTTCTTCTATCAAAGACTTCACCGTTCCTTCTTCTAATTGTACACTGTCATAGTTCATTAATTTCATTTCATTAAAAAGATGACACTGaaatcttgtatatatatataagagttgCAAGATTAGTTTactcatttttaattaattttgagttGAAAAATCAATGAAATACATGAGAGCTcatgaaacctttttttttatatatctggGTAACAACCagcatatacattttttttttttgctactaTACATTTTTTGCATATACATATTTTCCTACTAATGGTCTGCATCATCCATGGCTAATTAACAAATTTCATTAAACATATTCTATATATTGCCATGCATGTGCTAGACCTACAAAATATTACGTACGTAACGTACTgataagaagttttttttttcctttaaaaaacaaaaaaataaataaaatgatggTGGTTCACTAGTACATAAATGAAGTCGTTGGTATGATGAAAATGATAttagtacataaatgatggtgGTTCACTAGTCATAAGCCTGGTGGCTAGACTAGGGATCAATTTCCATGCGGTGAATTGACTACAAGTTATGAAAAGTAGTCTTGATTCGGTTTGAAATCTCCTAGATACAAAATATGGAAGTACGTACTTGGTAAGAGAAGCTGCTTTTTGGCGTAGACGTTGTACGAAACGACCATTACGTAAAAGTCTACCGACTGGTTCAAGAGGAAACGTCTTGTCATTTGGGAAAGGCAATGTCGCGTGTTCTCCATCCTTGTAAATTGCCAAAGACTTGGCTTCTTGAGCGTCTATCTCCTCCAAACAATCTAATACATATAAAACCCCAAAATCACATATTAAACGACACACATTACATATGTGTATATGCATATAATGCGTTTTTGGCAACTAGATCAAGCGATGTGTAGTAATGAATGTAAAGATGAAGTGAAGAGATAGCTAGAGAGACCTTCCAGGCCAAGCTGGGCTAACATGAGGCGGCCTCCCGCTTGCATCAGCTCTCCCATGAATCTTTGTGGCTCTTTCAAGTCCCTCTCTATCACATGTACTCTTCGTCCATCCTGAGTCCGCATTCAAATAACTAAATACACATACTGAGTAGCTAATAACTAGGTACAAAATAccaaataacataaattaataaattattaatcaacaaTTACGATGGAAATTGCAAAATAACATTTCTGCATCcgtatatatatctttcttcttttcaccaTGGATACCTATCTTTAAGTccattaattttcatatttttgtgcTTTCGGGTTAATACTAGTTTTCATAAAGAACCTTCTTAATTAATTGACAATCTgactgattatatatatatatatatatatatatatatatatatatatctttcaaaagttattattaatgacatttttctaatatatactaAAACTGACTGAACCCTCAGAAAattatttactatatttaaTCTTATACCTAATAATAACATAAAGTATAATAGCTTATGTGGGGTTCAAAATATTGAGTTATATTTACAACTAGAAGCAGCAATAATGATCGCCACAATTACATGCACGGCGGTTCTAAAACATCTTAGTTATAAAAGAAAACCGACCAACTTATGCAAAACCGTcacttacaaaaatatatataccttggCAAGAGCATAAGCAAGAGAAGCGCCTGCAATACCCGCCCCAACAATGATAACATCAGTGGCaccatctcttctctcttctacCTCTGCCTCTGCCTCCTCTATTGCCGCCTTCTTCGTCTTGATGAGGTGAAAAACCATCCATGTCAGAACAAAAGTGAAAAGCGTCCATAACCACGCATACGTCGTCGCCATTATATACCACTTTTAGTAATGATATCTTTGTCTTTGTCCCTAATTAGTGATACCCTTAAATAGGAGAAACCCAAAgtgtcaaacaaataaaaatatgtaataaacccttaaacaaaaacaacaatttgcgATAAACTAGAGTTCCACAGCTTGGAAAATTCATATACAGTTAGTCATTGGCCGGCATGAATTCACATCACATTCACATGGTATTTGTAAACCACCTgtcttaataaaaaataattactaattcATTAATTGTCCTACCTTCGTtgacaatacatatatatatatatatatatatatatatgattatttgtcgattctaaaattttgtttagagAATTGACAACGAATAAtgttacttaaaaaatatatatatttctttagaaaggaaaaaaaaaaaaacagcgaaTCAGGCCGGACAAAATTCATGTCCTGTCCCGTGAGTCCGTCCTTTTCATGATAATTAGGGCCGGACAAAATCAGGCCGTACTTGAATTCATTTTTACATGGAAATGCATTCCAATGACGGATAAGATTTTGATTTCCGTTAGGAACGTCACGGACTGAAACATGAATTCTcaatttgaagaaaataaaatattaattatacaatGTTGAAGATAGGTTTTAGTTCTTTAAAATCAATCCATAGTAGTTCGACGCATGATAATTGAATGACACCAAAGCAcctgaaaaaatgaaaatgtattaATGTTAAGAGATTGTTATTAGAATGTGGTCTAACTCATTGCGAGAGCTAACTCCTAAGTTCAAGCTTGTCACatcccatatatatattgtgcAAAAGTCTTTATCCCATTCAGCTTGAAACATTTTTGGACTTTATATCCCTCTGGAGATATAGATGAAAAACGGTTTAATGAAAGCAGCCTAAACCCAATATCTAGAAACTACCACAACAAGATATATCACTTATAGGTTAAATAGGTGGAAAaccatatttataaaaaatggtatGTTGGATCAACTATAGACTTTGATACCATTTTTGGAATGGGGTCAAACTCATCCCCAAAACTAGTTCATTAGTCAAGGCTTGCCACATCAGTTACATATTGTTCAGAGATCTTTTAGCTTAACCAATGTGAGACATATTTTGATTCAAATAGTGTTTTTCACATCAGTTTATAGAAAGAGGCACACATTTGAGCAACCGAACAAGAAATCTAATTAGCACACGAAATCCAATCTAAAGGGGGAACTCACTCCTTACACGTTTGCATCACATATATCTTTGATTCGGTATTAATAAgaagtatatttttcttaataaaatttcaaacatTATCGATTTAGAATATCCCTAAATTGATATGAatccacacactcgctggctgTTCAAGTTATGGAGGGtctgcatctttttttttttacacaagaAGTACTTTTATTAAGCCCAAGACAAAGATTCTCAGGTCTACAACAGCCAAACTGATTACATAGTATTACAGAGAGATTACATGGTACAACAGAGAGATTACAAGGTACAACAGAGAGATTACAAAGTACTAAGTAACATAACCATACTACTACGAGTTAACTACCATATCCAGCAATTAAAATCAGCTTCATCAAAATTACAGGAGCTAGGATGACTTTATCTTCGAATCCAAAAGTCTAAAACTTTAAGTGCCATCTCGCTTCACTCTGCATAACTAGTATCGTTAAACCATAGGCCATCATGCCTAACTTACGGGAGAACATATTCACATCAAAAGTTAACGTGACAGAACTGAAAGGAGTGATCAAGGAGGGTAAGATGTTTGGTGATCGTCTTCTCTATCATGGTCCGGCAGACTTGCTCTCTTCTTCATTGGGAGTTCCTTCTTTGGGTTAACATTCAGTCTTCGTTTTGAGCATTCTTCTACTTCATACTTAGACTGTATCTTGGGAGGAGAGCTTCCTTCTAGGTTTGAACCGATAGACTCGTCTTTGCCCGAGAGTTCAAAGTGCGGAAAGGCTAAGGCAAAGTAAGGACCTGCTCGTTTCTTAGGATGAGGAGGCTGGTTTTCATGAGCGAAGACAGGGACTTGGGCGACTGGGCTTGATTGTTGTGAGATATGGGCTGAATCCGGGTCCTTGATTCCATCATTTCTCCTTTGATGAGCTTGGTTTTCTTGGTTATTGTAATGATTTGGATTGGTAGGCTCAAAGGGACATAGAGAGGTAGGGTGCATAATCCTACAGCAATTAGTACAGATTTTTTCCATTCTCTCGTACTGAAATCCTAGCATAGCTCTGTCACCTGTTTGAAATCTCACCCTTCTAAAGAACCTAAAGCGATCAGTTATAGAGACTCTGATTTTTACTCGGAGGAATGAAATCTGATTGGTGACTGAATCTTCAAAGTCCACCTGCACTAATTCCCCTAAGGATCTAGCTATCCTGCGGATAGACTTAGCAGAAACATAGGAGATAGGAAGACCCCTAATTTGGACCCAAAGATCTAAAGAGGTTAAGAAATCCAACCGTGGTAAGTCATCCCACCTTTGCAAGGCAACAAACCATCTATTAAAGCTCCATGGTTCCCTTCGTAGTACTGATATCAGATCTCTTTCAGACTGGAATCGAAACTGGACGAAACGGTCATCGAGAACTCTGCCATGAACCGAAGATGCTAGACCCCAGGCTGTAGGGAGGTTGGCCGCCACTTCAAGCAGATTTTGATCAATCGGATTAAGTGGTCGGGCTATCAGGCTAAGCCTGTTGCTTGCTAGGACATCTTCATAGTCTGAGTTTGGGATTAGGAGTTCTGGATCTTCTCTCCCTAGTGCTAAATTTTGAATCTCATCCCAAAGATCTTTCTCCATTAGTCTCTCGAAGAAGGAAAACGATGAGGTTTGAAAACACTAATAAAGGCTATATATAAGTGAGAGAAGGGTTGAGAAGGGAAAGNGGAGAACATATTCACATCAAAAGTTAACGTGACAGAACTGAAAGGA is from Camelina sativa cultivar DH55 chromosome 20, Cs, whole genome shotgun sequence and encodes:
- the LOC104770791 gene encoding uncharacterized protein LOC104770791, producing the protein MVKLATAREIRTYGPRLGRSRAEYINAGLYLFATVVLIGGFTATGFSWEPRSGLVLILLALVLIAAVNVHDLVAHLAGIDYRLRLMEYDLQLGLVEFAVPLVNIAGSVVFFVGILFVFHQAEKKLGYSGKEKHTLNMLIAGPLLWVIGSLHNSCQIYERADSHVQILQQSVHIPFLVGSLLFLVSAVLNSLDLSGSSHSGLKLLGERWIWLGISGAICFFVGGLMNVVKVFNFVQITGLRLEKLRGGAQDRLLEEREGYLPLVAEEERIRKMEADEANRAKPRTHLISKVGEGTGAAETVVTSSPTPYKDVLVRHS
- the LOC104772519 gene encoding squalene epoxidase 4-like — encoded protein: MATTYAWLWTLFTFVLTWMVFHLIKTKKAAIEEAEAEVEERRDGATDVIIVGAGIAGASLAYALAKDGRRVHVIERDLKEPQRFMGELMQAGGRLMLAQLGLEDCLEEIDAQEAKSLAIYKDGEHATLPFPNDKTFPLEPVGRLLRNGRFVQRLRQKAASLTNVQLEEGTVKSLIEEKGVVKGVTYKNSAGEETTVYAPLTVVCDGCYSNLRRSLVDNTEEVLSYMVGYVTKNSRLEDPKSLHLIFSKPLVCVIYQITSDEVRCVAEVPADSIPSISNGEMSAYLKKTMAPQIPERGNLRDIFLKGIEEGLPEIKTTATKSMSSKLCDKRGVIVLGDAFNMRHPIIASGMMVALSDICILRNLLRPLPNLGNTKKVSDLVKSFYIIRKPMSATVNTLASIFSQVLVATTDEAREGMRQGCYNYLSRGDFKTTGLMTILGGMNPHPLTLVIHLVAITLTSMGHLLYPFPSPRRFWHSLRILAWALQMLGAHLVDEGFKEMLIPANAAVYRRTYIATGPQPLFDR
- the LOC104772520 gene encoding uncharacterized protein At4g02000-like, whose amino-acid sequence is MEKDLWDEIQNLALGREDPELLIPNSDYEDVLASNRLSLIARPLNPIDQNLLEVAANLPTAWGLASSVHGRVLDDRFVQFRFQSERDLISVLRREPWSFNRWFVALQRWDDLPRLDFLTSLDLWVQIRGLPISYVSAKSIRRIARSLGELVQVDFEDSVTNQISFLRVKIRVSITDRFRFFRRVRFQTGDRAMLGFQYERMEKICTNCCRIMHPTSLCPFEPTNPNHYNNQENQAHQRRNDGIKDPDSAHISQQSSPVAQVPVFAHENQPPHPKKRAGPYFALAFPHFELSGKDESIGSNLEGSSPPKIQSKYEVEECSKRRLNVNPKKELPMKKRASLPDHDREDDHQTSYPP